Proteins co-encoded in one Populus trichocarpa isolate Nisqually-1 chromosome 10, P.trichocarpa_v4.1, whole genome shotgun sequence genomic window:
- the LOC7489370 gene encoding SUPPRESSOR OF GAMMA RESPONSE 1 isoform X1 — translation MAGPWLVDGNRFATKIKSASGASNLERVEWKSDPCKTCPNCHHVIDNSDVVQEWPGLPRGVKFDPSDQEIIWHLLAKVSDGGIKPHPFIKEFIPTVDNDDGICYTHPQNLPGVKQDGSISHFFHRAIKAYNTGTRKRRKIQGDNFGDVRWHKTGRTKPVILDGIQKGCKKIMVLYMSTVRGGKAEKTNWVMHQYHLGTSEDERDGEYVVSKIFYQQQANKGEKPEEDLSEIVDDVVAKVDPVTPKSVTPDPPRAERRCQDFEMGQESTNICTDPCAQQPGIECLEEEVNLLQKNLSYVDQLETENNVNHMVGDNDNCAGEERKWWDSESQQLLDSQQLVEGLSLCAEFLQSQSPDRGGHGTEANGKTGLSDYALLGPEYLKKDLEECQNLELDQANIELDTPPEFRLSQLEFGSQDSFTAWG, via the exons ATGGCCGG GCCTTGGCTGGTGGATGGTAATAGATTTGCTACAAAAATCAAGAGTGCATCAGGTGCAAGTAATCTTGAAAGAGTTGAATGGAAGAGTGATCCTTGTAAAACTTGTCCAAATTGTCATCACGTTATTGACAACAGTGAT GTTGTTCAAGAGTGGCCTGGATTACCCAGAGGGGTGAAATTTGATCCATCCGATCAAGAAATTATTTGGCATTTACTTGCAAAAGTTAGTGATGGTGGCATAAAACCTCatccttttataaaagaattCATCCCAACTGTTGATAATGATGATGGAATCTGCTATACTCATCCTCAGAATCTTCCAG gtgtTAAGCAAGATGGCAGTATATCCCACTTCTTTCATAGAGCAATCAAAGCATACAATACTGGGACTCGAAAGCGTCGAAAGATTCAAGGTGATAATTTTGGTGATGTCCGCTGGCACAAGACTGGCAGGACCAAACCAGTGATCTTGGATGGCATTCAGAAAGGGTGTAAAAAGATTATGGTTCTTTACATGAGTACTGTCAGAGGAGGCAAAGCTGAGAAAACTAATTGGGTGATGCATCAATATCACCTTGGAACAAGTGAGGATGAGAGGGATGGGGAGTATGTagtttccaaaatattttatcagCAACAAGCGAACAAGGGAGAAAAACCTGAAGAAGATTTATCTGAAATTGTTGATGACGTGGTTGCAAAAGTAGATCCAGTCACTCCCAAGTCTGTAACTCCTGACCCTCCTCGTGCTGAAAGGCGATGCCAAGATTTTGAGATGGGACAAGAATCTACCAACATATGCACAGATCCCTGTGCTCAG CAACCTGGGATTGAATGTTTAGAAGAAGAGGTTaatcttctacaaaaaaaccTCAGTTACGTTGACCAACTAGAGACAGAAAATAATGTTAATCACATGGTGGGTGATAATGATAATTGTGCTGGGGAAGAACGAAAATGGTGGGACAGTGAGTCACAACAGTTGTTGGATTCACAACAACTTGTGGAAGGGCTATCTTTGTGCGCTGAGTTTCTTCAGAGCCAATCTCCAGATAGGGGTGGACATGGGACTGAAGCAAATGGCAAAACTGGTCTTTCTGATTATGCCCTGTTAGGGCCAGAGTATTTAAAGAAAGATCTAGAGGAGTGCCAGAATCTGGAACTTGATCAAGCAAACATAGAACTTGATACGCCTCCAGAATTCAGACTAAGCCAGCTT GAATTTGGATCACAGGATAGCTTTACTGCGTGGGGTTGA
- the LOC7489370 gene encoding SUPPRESSOR OF GAMMA RESPONSE 1 isoform X2, protein MAGPWLVDGNRFATKIKSASGASNLERVEWKSDPCKTCPNCHHVIDNSDVVQEWPGLPRGVKFDPSDQEIIWHLLAKVSDGGIKPHPFIKEFIPTVDNDDGICYTHPQNLPGVKQDGSISHFFHRAIKAYNTGTRKRRKIQGDNFGDVRWHKTGRTKPVILDGIQKGCKKIMVLYMSTVRGGKAEKTNWVMHQYHLGTSEDERDGEYVVSKIFYQQQANKGEKPEEDLSEIVDDVVAKVDPVTPKSVTPDPPRAERRCQDFEMGQESTNICTDPCAQQPGIECLEEEVNLLQKNLSYVDQLETENNVNHMVGDNDNCAGEERKWWDSESQQLLDSQQLVEGLSLCAEFLQSQSPDRGGHGTEANGKTGLSDYALLGPEYLKKDLEECQNLELDQANIELDTPPEFRLSQLDSFTAWG, encoded by the exons ATGGCCGG GCCTTGGCTGGTGGATGGTAATAGATTTGCTACAAAAATCAAGAGTGCATCAGGTGCAAGTAATCTTGAAAGAGTTGAATGGAAGAGTGATCCTTGTAAAACTTGTCCAAATTGTCATCACGTTATTGACAACAGTGAT GTTGTTCAAGAGTGGCCTGGATTACCCAGAGGGGTGAAATTTGATCCATCCGATCAAGAAATTATTTGGCATTTACTTGCAAAAGTTAGTGATGGTGGCATAAAACCTCatccttttataaaagaattCATCCCAACTGTTGATAATGATGATGGAATCTGCTATACTCATCCTCAGAATCTTCCAG gtgtTAAGCAAGATGGCAGTATATCCCACTTCTTTCATAGAGCAATCAAAGCATACAATACTGGGACTCGAAAGCGTCGAAAGATTCAAGGTGATAATTTTGGTGATGTCCGCTGGCACAAGACTGGCAGGACCAAACCAGTGATCTTGGATGGCATTCAGAAAGGGTGTAAAAAGATTATGGTTCTTTACATGAGTACTGTCAGAGGAGGCAAAGCTGAGAAAACTAATTGGGTGATGCATCAATATCACCTTGGAACAAGTGAGGATGAGAGGGATGGGGAGTATGTagtttccaaaatattttatcagCAACAAGCGAACAAGGGAGAAAAACCTGAAGAAGATTTATCTGAAATTGTTGATGACGTGGTTGCAAAAGTAGATCCAGTCACTCCCAAGTCTGTAACTCCTGACCCTCCTCGTGCTGAAAGGCGATGCCAAGATTTTGAGATGGGACAAGAATCTACCAACATATGCACAGATCCCTGTGCTCAG CAACCTGGGATTGAATGTTTAGAAGAAGAGGTTaatcttctacaaaaaaaccTCAGTTACGTTGACCAACTAGAGACAGAAAATAATGTTAATCACATGGTGGGTGATAATGATAATTGTGCTGGGGAAGAACGAAAATGGTGGGACAGTGAGTCACAACAGTTGTTGGATTCACAACAACTTGTGGAAGGGCTATCTTTGTGCGCTGAGTTTCTTCAGAGCCAATCTCCAGATAGGGGTGGACATGGGACTGAAGCAAATGGCAAAACTGGTCTTTCTGATTATGCCCTGTTAGGGCCAGAGTATTTAAAGAAAGATCTAGAGGAGTGCCAGAATCTGGAACTTGATCAAGCAAACATAGAACTTGATACGCCTCCAGAATTCAGACTAAGCCAGCTT GATAGCTTTACTGCGTGGGGTTGA